In Vicia villosa cultivar HV-30 ecotype Madison, WI linkage group LG7, Vvil1.0, whole genome shotgun sequence, the DNA window TAGCAGAAGTTTGCATGCTTAAATAACCTCTTTCAATCATATTTTTCAAACAATTCTTACTATTTTTTTAAGTGTTTATACATAATGTTATAGAAATTTTACTACATAAATTTCGTTCATttgagaaaaagtttcataaactATTGAGtacttaatatttatatattcttAAATTGTTCATTgaaaaataagattaaaaatttTAAGATATTGGAATGTATACAAACTGTctatattcaatttatttatcTATTGTAAATTTTTCACCAAGTGTGTGGTGATATTGTCTATTAAGAAAATGGTTGTACTTTCATCTAGAGTTTGCAAATGAGAAGTGGTGTTCTTTTTGTTTGTTAGAAAAAGGTCCCTTGAATCGGGAGAGATTCAAAGTCCACCATAGGTTTTTGTGTTGTGTTACAAGATTTGAGGAGAGTCTTGGTGTGAGGCTTGTATAAGAAACCTAATTATATAGTGGAAATCCTTCACGTGGTGTGGAGGGACTACACTACCCTTGTTTCAAAAGGGGAACCAAGATATATCTTTGTGTTCTTTATTATTTCTGCACTTTTTTCATACGTTCATCATAATtcttttggaaaaataaaataatcaaaaaatttgCAAAATAAGAAGAAATATTATTCAAACCTAATTCTGCCCCTCTTAGGTTGCATTCTGTAATTACAATTGACTTCAAAATATGTTAAGGTAACTTGCTCCTCGATCAGGAAACTATGGCTTCCGCTAATCTTGTTTTGGAAGTTGGTGGGCAACAACAACAAACCTCCATATGTTGATTGTGATTATTATGACTTTTGGAAAATTCACATGAAAATGTATCTAGAAACACAAGGAGAAAAAATATGGGAAGATGTTGAAAATGGCCCCTTTTTTCCTACAACGATCATAAACAATGTAGAACAAATAAAAGTGAAAGGCTCTTGGGATAATGAAGACAAGAAGAAAATGTTGTTTGATAAAAATGCAAAGAACATACTTGCTTCGACATTaggtatggatgaattctttcgTGTATCTATTTCTAAATTAGCAAAAGAAATTTGGAATACTTTGGAAGTGACTCATGAGGGCACGATAGAGGTAAAAATATCCAAACTAAAGACTTTATCACAAGAATATGAATTATTTAGAATGCAGCCCGTTGAATCAATTCTTAATTTGCAAAAAGAGATACTCACAGTTAACAAGTCATTTGATGGCTCTTGGAAAAACATTTACATATGTTGATTTGAATCTCAAAGTCATTAGATCATTAATAAGGGCACGGCAACCAAATGTGATGACAATATCGGAAAAGAAAAGTCTCTTCAAACTGTCTTCGGCTGCATAGTTCGTTAAAGTTCAAAAcatgaaataaaatttgaaaggctataaaatcatgaaaatcTAAAAAAGAAACCAAAAAGTCTTGCCTTACAAACTAGAGTCAAACACCATGATAATGAGCAAGAGAATCACTAGTACAGAAATTAgtttttacatcgggcgaaaaaGACCTTTTACATCGGTTCTAGGACCGATGTAAACACAGGCGATGTAAAAAGTCtcagacattttacatcgggtctgGGGACGATGTAAAAGTCatcataccacatcggttgaTTTCACAGGTCTGAtgtgaaaaacaataaaaaaaattattttaaaaaaaaacgcaacctttTACATCGGTTGCAGAACCTGGCCGATGTAATAGACCGCTTTTCACATCGGTTTAATAAACAGGTCCgatgtgaaaaatattgaaattttttattagaaaaaaataaGCCATATTTTACATCAGATGAACATATGCACCGATGTAATAGATgcctttttacatcggttttaatAAGCACCGATGTAAAATGCTTTATGTTTTTTTCAACATAATAGCTGTTTTTCCAATTTTCCTGTTTTAACTTGTAATTTTTTCTGTACCTAATTTTTAATATAAGATCCATATACCACACAGACCAAAGAGGTCGCTATATATTTTTTACTCAGCACACAGACCAAATAGGTCGCTATATATTTTTTACTCACAGCACACAGACCAAATAGCtaagatgcatatatatatatatatatatatatatatatatatatatattcgtcaaaatatacaaaaatattaatCTAGAATAAACAAGTGTTCAAAATGATAAGAAATGTTTACACACGATTTTCTACTACAAGATAATTATCTCAAAGAAACATAAAGTACTTTCGCGCAAAACCAACACGCATCCACGAGAAACATAAAGTTATcctttatataactcaaagaaacattttgccCAACGGAGTCGCAAATCATACAAATCTTCTTGTGCCAATCCTGTAGGATCATCAAATACCTACAATACGTAAATAACAATATAGAGTTATTCTTTGAAAATGCATATTAAGTTGCAAAACacaaagtaaataacaaattatAGTTATTTTATTACCTGCATCCAAGAGTCAGTTATATTGGCAGAGACAATATCtaacatatttttcatcacatagtaTCCACAATCAGTATcgttattttgttttcttgactACAAAATGAAAGACATAATTAatgaataattatcataaaattaaatatagaattaCAATTTACATCACACTTACATTGGGCTTAATCCATGTAATAGCTTTTTTTCTATTGCCATTTGAAATTTGATGAACCTCAAAAGCACTgattcaaataaaaatccataTTCAGCCACATATTCAGCCACATATATATGATATAATACTATATTATAACCAAATTCACATAAAAGATAAACTTACGTTGAAATAATTGTCTTCATATTTTTATGAACATTCCAATTAAGTGAACAAAAGAAGACCACAGTATTCTCTCTTGGACACAAGACAAATAATTGCCAATGTCCTCTGTACATGTGTATGGAAAtataaaagtcaaataaaatatctaagttatcaaaattaaaaaatagaaaatagaatttcataaaaacttaccCATGAACAAGTGGTAGTAAGTAGCAAGCTTTGTTTTGTGACATCAACTTTTCTTGTATGTATTGCCTAACATCTTCTATAGATCTTTTTACATCATCATTATATAAACACCTAGCAGGATCCATAATTCCATACACTTCTgatgtggaattatcaatacataGACGATGAATAtacctgaataattttaaaataaacattagattTAAAGTGATGAAGATATAACCTATTGAAAGAAGAAAATGTACTTACGTGCTCCAAACTTGTAGAGTAGACACGTCAAGGCAATGAAAACCCATCAACAACTCTCTAATACACTTAGCTGACATAAAAAAATGAATGGCACTGATGGTAACATGTGTCTTTTTCACATATAGGACACGCTTTATGCCCTTTAACTTTATACCCAGACAAATTGCCATATGCCGGAAAATCGTTGATGGTGCAAAACAACATGGCACGCATATTGAACTGTTCACCAGAATGCGCATCGAAAACATCCACCCCTTCCTCCCACAACACTTTTAAATCATCGATCAGTGGActtagataaacatctatgtcgTTTCCTGGTTGTTTTGGGCCCGAAATCATCATGGATAACATCACATATTTACGCTTCATGCACAACCTAGGAGATAGGTTGTAAATCATCAGAAGAACTGGCCAAGAAGTATGGTTAGTATTTAGATTACCAAACggattcattccatcagtagaaagTCCAAGTCTAAGGTTTCTCGACTCTTTGCCAAAATTTGGAAACAAAGAATctattttcttccattgcaaagaaTCAGCTACATGGCGGATTTGTCCatcacattttctttcttctgcatgccatctaagattctttgcatcatttgcattagCGAATAATCTCTTGAACCTTGAAATTATTGGTAGGTACCATACCACTTTCGCGGGAGGACCCTTTTTGACCTCATCATCATCACTAGATTCACCATGTCTCTTTTTGTAGCGTGACGCCTTGCACTTCGGACAATGGTTATAGTTTACATACTCTTTtctgtataatatgcaatcattaggacatgcatgtatcttttcatACTCCAAACCCATCGGACACAGTATTTTCTTCGCCTCGTAATAACGACTTGGCAGTACGTTACCTTCTGGAAGCATTTGTGTCAACAGTTCAAGCAATTCGGTAAAACTTTTGTCTGTCCACCCGTTAATTGCCTtcagattaaacaattttaacacgGCTGACAAACGTGTAAAATTTGTGCATCCCGGGTACAAAGGTGTATCCTTGTCATTGCATAAACTATCATACGCATGCGCCCTCTTAAACGAATCCTGTCCAATATCACACATCATGTCTTCCAGACGATCATCCATTTCTACACTAACATTATCTCTTTGGGACACATTTGACGCTGCTACAACTTCACCATGCCATATCCATTGTGTATAACTTTGACAAATCCCTTTACAAATTAGATGATTCATGATTTCTTTCTTACTAAGTTTTGGTTCTCGATTTGCACAACGAACACACGGACATAGAATAAGTGTAGGAAGACTTTCTTCAGTACTACTTTTAGGAGGAGGAAGATCTTTTTTAGCATTATTTTCAGCAAACTGTAGAAATTCCATCACTCCATGTTCGTACTCAGCACTTAATCGATTACctctcatccaactacgatccataccTATGTTCCGAAATTAATGCATACATAATTAAATCATTATGATGCCTATAATTGACATTAAAAACTTGTCCAAAAGGCGGGGGTGCAGACATTATTTCTAATGAAATTATTTCATGAATGAGATGGTGTATTGAAAGATTTGATGACTTGAAGAAATTTATTAGAATGGAGAGACTTTTAAACATGAATGAGATGGTgtattgttataattattttttgaaaatttataactAATTTAGTGTTGGATAATAACTTTGATTGGAAAGTTTATAACTAACTGTGTTGAGTTGTAATTTTGCTCTCAAAATTTATGtaaaatttataaagaaaaacACCACATTCAGAAAAACCATAAATACATATGTATGAAAGCTTAAACATATCAATATCCAACGATAGTTAGGCCACAACAAGAAACTAACCTTATTATAAATCAGATGAACCACAATGAGCTATGTATCTTCAAGtacctaaaaaatacataaacataTAATTTAAGCATGTTTTGAATCACAttctataaattataaaataaactatTGTCCCTTAACAAACATCTTTTAAACATATAAAGATGAATTCATTTGATGATATATTGTACCAGTTttgtctctcttttttttttgcaatttagtAACTTAGTATTTTGCTTTCATACGTTGGATTCTCTTAGTAAATTTTATTGATTACTTTATTTCTTTCCTAAATTTTAATGAACGATTTTGCTTACATCCATAGAAGGTAGAGAATAAAGTTATATTTATTCACCTATATTCATTTAAACATAAAACTATACCTTTATTtgcctttaaaaaaatataaaaatgtaagCCCATATATTATTTTCCTCCACAATGTTACAATATTCCTTAAACTAATCGTATTTCTACACTTTAAAGCTCATCTCTATTCTCTATGATTAAAGATGTTAAGATGATAAATCGCATTCCATTATCATTTCATTTTCATACCTAACAACGTATTCAGGGAAGGTTCGTTCATATGAACACAAAACTTGTTATTCAAAGTAGTTTTCCTCCATTAAAAATGTTAAGTTCATAACCATTGACATAGTGGTTGGTAGGTCCATTCAACTATGTAATGGTTTTATTCACTTTACatctttatttttgagttttcaattttgttatttattaagaACCTTTTTTTACAGCAACAAGAAACAAGAAACACATATTTCTTTCCAGAatccaaaacaacaacaaaacataaaAGTCGTATCACAGTTTTATCAACTGATTCTGCAAATAACTTAGAATCAGGGAAGAAGAAGTGTACCAGAATGAAGGCAGCGAATGAAGGTCGGTCCTCCGACGGCTGCCGGCGAATTCGCGAATAAAGGAGGCGGCGAAAGACACGAGGACGGCGGCGAACGAATCGAGCGAAAGACACGAGGACGGCGGCCGAACGAGGGCGGCGGCGAACGAGGGCGGCGGCGAACGGCTGGGTTGCGGGCGGAAGAAAAGAGGAAGAGAGGAATATTAGGAACGAGGGCAGAAGAAGGAATAAAATGAAATGTCTGAGTTTTAGTCATTAGGGTTTTAGTGGAAATGGGTCTTTTCCCATCGGGTAAAAAGTGGACCGATGTAAGCTCCAAAACGGCCAACACTTTTCCCATCGGGCAGAAATGGGCCAATGTAAAAGCCTGAAGGCCATCACTTTTCCCATCGGTTCATCTATCGCCCGATGTAACAGCCCTTATAATCCCATTTCGTTTTATTTACAAGTTTGCCACCGCGTTTTTTTTCCCATCATTTGAATtaaatacctgatgtaaaatcactaaattcaatttttttcccATCATTTGAGTTAAATAGCTGATGTAAAATCACTTgataaatatttttcacatcatatatTTTTACACCTGATATAAAAACTGTTTATCAAATGTCATTTTTTTAGTAGTGGATGAATCTCAATCCACTAGTGAAGGAGATGATACATtgatcaaaaaattcaaaaagttctcaagaaaagaaagaacaaagGAAATTAGTAAATGAGAAGCACAAATTTCAAAAAGGAAGATTACTTGTTCTAaatatgaaaaagttttaaaCTTAACCGAGTTATAAAGAAATATGAAAAAGTTCAAATTGGTTTAGAAGATGTGCTAAATAGACAAAGATATTCTAATGAAAAGTGTGGGCTTGACTTTTCTAATTTGATAAACCAAGCACAAGTAAAATCATCTTTGTTAAATATAGCACAAAGTTTAACAATATGGAACCAAAGAATATGCATGTTGTAATATATCCTAAAAGTTCTTATGATACAAATAATTATTATGTCaataaaaagaataatttttttaaacatac includes these proteins:
- the LOC131617312 gene encoding uncharacterized protein LOC131617312; translated protein: MDRSWMRGNRLSAEYEHGVMEFLQFAENNAKKDLPPPKSSTEESLPTLILCPCVRCANREPKLSKKEIMNHLICKGICQSYTQWIWHGEVVAASNVSQRDNVSVEMDDRLEDMMCDIGQDSFKRAHAYDSLCNDKDTPLYPGCTNFTRLSAVLKLFNLKAINGWTDKSFTELLELLTQMLPEGNVLPSRYYEAKKILCPMGLEYEKIHACPNDCILYRKEYVNYNHCPKCKASRYKKRHGESSDDDEVKKGPPAKVVWYLPIISRFKRLFANANDAKNLRWHAEERKCDGQIRHVADSLQWKKIDSLFPNFGKESRNLRLGLSTDGMNPFGNLNTNHTSWPVLLMIYNLSPRLCMKRKYVMLSMMISGPKQPGNDIDVYLSPLIDDLKVLWEEGVDVFDAHSGEQFNMRAMLFCTINDFPAYGNLSGYKVKGHKACPICEKDTCYHQCHSFFYVS